One Egicoccus halophilus genomic region harbors:
- a CDS encoding YifB family Mg chelatase-like AAA ATPase, with translation MNAPHGVLAVTHGLALVGLRARTVRIECALAPGIPSLRLVGLPDAAVREAGDRVRTAFARSRLHWPRERIVVNLAPADLPKFGSGFDLAIAAAVLVATRQVPAAALDGAWLFGEVGLDGSVRAVPGVLPAAEGARRAGAARLVVGDPAAPEAALVDGPDVLPVRDLGELRSVLADEQRARRASPAPYVLPGNGPDLRDVRGQAVARRAVELAAAGGHHLLLAGPPGCGKTMLARRLHGLLPPLSLPAALEVASLASLAGERAAEDPLSLEPPLREPHHSVSAAGLIGGGSGIPRPGELSLAHHGLLLLDELLETPRWVLDALRQPLERGEVLITRARAAVRYPASVLLVAATNPCPCGYLGSPTRACTCRPDRIERYRARLSGPLLDRLDLQVELRPVERDQLAGPPDGEDTATVAARVADARELAARRWGEGVWNRDAPAEQLRSTCRPTALRALARAVEDLGLSARSFDRSLRVARTIADLDDAERVDTVHVEEAVAYRLADAVAV, from the coding sequence GTGAACGCGCCCCACGGTGTCCTGGCCGTGACCCACGGGCTCGCCCTGGTCGGCCTGCGGGCCCGCACCGTGCGCATCGAGTGTGCGCTGGCGCCGGGCATCCCGAGCCTGCGGCTGGTCGGTCTCCCCGACGCGGCCGTGCGGGAGGCGGGGGACCGCGTCCGGACCGCCTTCGCCCGCAGTCGACTCCACTGGCCACGCGAGCGGATCGTGGTGAACCTCGCGCCGGCCGACCTGCCCAAGTTCGGCAGCGGGTTCGACCTCGCGATCGCCGCCGCCGTGCTCGTGGCCACCCGGCAGGTGCCCGCAGCGGCACTGGACGGCGCGTGGCTGTTCGGTGAGGTCGGACTCGACGGCAGCGTGCGGGCCGTGCCCGGGGTGTTGCCGGCCGCCGAGGGTGCCCGCCGCGCCGGCGCCGCACGCCTCGTCGTCGGCGACCCCGCCGCGCCCGAGGCGGCCCTGGTCGACGGGCCCGACGTCCTGCCCGTCCGCGACCTCGGCGAGCTGCGCTCGGTGTTGGCCGACGAGCAGCGAGCCCGACGGGCGAGCCCGGCCCCGTACGTGCTCCCCGGGAACGGTCCGGACCTGCGTGACGTGCGCGGTCAGGCCGTCGCCCGGCGCGCGGTCGAACTGGCGGCCGCGGGCGGTCACCACCTGCTGCTGGCCGGCCCGCCCGGATGCGGCAAGACGATGCTGGCCCGCCGGCTGCACGGGCTGCTCCCGCCGCTGTCGTTGCCGGCCGCCCTCGAGGTCGCCTCGCTGGCCTCGTTGGCGGGGGAGCGGGCCGCGGAGGACCCGCTCTCGCTCGAACCACCACTGCGTGAACCGCACCACTCGGTCTCGGCCGCCGGACTGATCGGTGGTGGCAGCGGCATCCCACGCCCCGGTGAGCTCTCACTCGCCCATCACGGTCTGCTGCTGCTCGACGAGCTGCTCGAGACGCCACGCTGGGTCCTCGATGCGTTGCGTCAGCCGCTGGAGCGCGGCGAGGTCCTGATCACCCGTGCCCGCGCCGCGGTGCGCTATCCGGCCTCGGTGCTGCTGGTGGCGGCCACCAACCCGTGTCCGTGCGGCTACCTGGGCAGCCCGACACGGGCCTGCACCTGCCGGCCGGACCGCATCGAGCGCTACCGCGCCCGGCTGTCGGGGCCGCTGCTCGACCGGCTCGACCTGCAGGTCGAGCTGCGACCGGTCGAGCGCGACCAGCTCGCCGGGCCGCCCGACGGCGAGGACACGGCGACGGTCGCCGCCCGGGTCGCCGACGCTCGCGAGCTCGCCGCCCGACGGTGGGGCGAGGGCGTTTGGAACCGGGACGCGCCCGCGGAGCAGCTGCGCAGCACCTGTCGACCGACGGCCCTGCGCGCACTCGCGCGCGCGGTCGAGGACCTCGGGCTGTCGGCCCGCAGCTTCGACCGCTCCCTGCGGGTCGCGCGGACCATCGCCGACCTCGACGACGCGGAACGGGTCGACACCGTCCACGTCGAGGAGGCGGTGGCCTACCGGCTGGCCGACGCGGTGGCCGTCTGA
- a CDS encoding YraN family protein → MDTNGTCTRPLPATALAGGTRALGRLGEDLAAQHLQADDRLEIVARNWRLSAGELRGELDLVALDHRTGTVVVCEVKTRRDAQHFGGALQAVGPRKRARLRALTGAFLCEAGLGLPHARIDLVAVDLGRHPVLHHVRDAL, encoded by the coding sequence ATGGACACCAACGGCACCTGCACCCGCCCGCTGCCCGCGACCGCGCTCGCCGGAGGCACCCGCGCGCTGGGCCGGCTCGGCGAGGACCTGGCCGCCCAGCACCTGCAGGCCGACGACCGGCTCGAGATCGTGGCCCGCAACTGGCGCCTGAGCGCCGGTGAGCTGCGCGGAGAGCTCGACCTGGTCGCCCTCGACCACCGGACCGGCACCGTCGTCGTCTGCGAGGTCAAGACCCGCCGCGACGCGCAGCACTTCGGCGGTGCGCTGCAGGCGGTCGGACCCCGCAAGCGGGCCCGGCTGCGGGCGCTGACCGGCGCGTTCCTGTGCGAGGCCGGTCTCGGTCTGCCCCATGCGCGCATCGACCTCGTCGCCGTCGACCTCGGGCGTCACCCGGTCCTGCACCACGTCCGGGACGCGCTGTGA
- a CDS encoding DUF2469 family protein, translating into MNPDDLDAYETDLELSLYREYRDVVRMFRYVVETERRFYLCNEVEVVPHEGRDLWFELRLADAWVWDMYRPARFIKHVRVLTFRDVNVEELVHDDQDVPPFE; encoded by the coding sequence ATGAACCCCGACGACCTCGACGCCTACGAGACGGACCTCGAGCTCTCGCTGTACCGCGAGTACCGCGACGTCGTGCGGATGTTCCGGTACGTCGTGGAGACCGAGCGGCGCTTCTACCTCTGCAACGAGGTCGAGGTGGTGCCCCACGAGGGTCGCGACCTGTGGTTCGAACTGCGGCTCGCCGACGCCTGGGTGTGGGACATGTACCGCCCGGCACGGTTCATCAAGCACGTGCGGGTGTTGACCTTCCGCGACGTCAACGTCGAGGAACTGGTCCACGACGACCAGGACGTCCCGCCCTTCGAGTGA
- a CDS encoding ribonuclease HII has translation MSAPATTPSSPPTTASRRRRTRRVPVPGVAAERPHWDAGAVVAGVDEVGCGAWAGPVTYAAVVLPRDRRVYKLRDSKVLAPSDREHLAARVRRVALGIGVGHAGNDEVDRLGLSEARRRAARRAVDALPLRPDVVLLDGNWDFLAGYGTHNERLVRGDGRSVSIAAASIVAKVTRDAMMAEFAAGYPAYAFAANKGYPSPDHVAALDVHGPCALHRHSWAPIAGRNQLRLFDA, from the coding sequence GTGTCCGCCCCCGCCACCACCCCGAGCTCGCCGCCGACGACCGCGTCGCGTCGCCGGCGCACGCGTCGGGTGCCGGTGCCCGGTGTCGCCGCCGAGCGACCCCACTGGGATGCCGGCGCGGTCGTGGCCGGCGTGGACGAGGTCGGCTGCGGCGCGTGGGCGGGGCCGGTGACCTACGCCGCGGTCGTGCTGCCGCGTGACCGCCGTGTCTACAAGTTGCGGGACTCCAAGGTGCTCGCCCCGTCCGATCGCGAGCACCTCGCGGCCAGGGTGCGGCGGGTCGCGCTGGGCATCGGGGTCGGTCACGCCGGCAACGACGAGGTCGACCGGCTCGGGCTCAGCGAGGCGCGCCGCCGCGCCGCGCGACGGGCGGTGGACGCGCTGCCGTTGCGCCCCGACGTGGTGTTGCTCGACGGCAACTGGGACTTCCTCGCCGGCTACGGCACGCACAACGAGCGGTTGGTGCGGGGTGACGGGCGCAGTGTGTCGATCGCGGCCGCGTCGATCGTGGCCAAGGTCACCCGGGACGCGATGATGGCCGAGTTCGCGGCCGGCTACCCCGCCTACGCCTTCGCGGCCAACAAGGGCTATCCGTCACCCGACCACGTCGCCGCACTCGACGTCCACGGGCCGTGTGCGTTGCACCGCCACAGCTGGGCACCGATCGCCGGACGCAACCAGCTGCGGCTGTTCGACGCCTGA
- the lepB gene encoding signal peptidase I: MPTSSDTPSNPGVPSPDGDRPLGADEAAGPAGSGHGSTDARGTGEPRDAATPAELPADDDTRAGSGGGAGSFFRELPVLLLVAFVLAFLLRTFVLQVFYIPSTSMAPTLQIDDRMVVEKLSYLAREPRRGEVVVFEGETFVDPSLDQGTGARIVRGVGQFLGVVPANARDFVKRVIGLPGDEVVIVDGQVFVNGEALDEPYVVYPDLSDYGPVTVPEDHLFFLGDNRPNSSDSRRSLGMVPADHVVGRAVVIIWPFDNAGGLTGVHHEVAETAAADPDAAAAGPDAAAAD, translated from the coding sequence ATGCCGACCTCCTCGGACACGCCTTCGAACCCCGGCGTCCCGTCGCCCGACGGCGACCGCCCGCTCGGTGCCGATGAGGCCGCGGGGCCCGCCGGAAGCGGGCACGGCAGCACCGACGCGCGCGGAACGGGGGAGCCGCGGGACGCCGCGACGCCCGCGGAGTTGCCGGCCGACGACGACACCCGCGCGGGCAGCGGCGGCGGCGCCGGGTCGTTCTTCCGCGAACTGCCGGTCCTGCTCCTGGTCGCCTTCGTGCTGGCGTTCCTGCTGCGGACGTTCGTGCTCCAGGTCTTCTACATCCCGTCGACCTCGATGGCGCCGACCCTGCAGATCGACGACCGGATGGTGGTCGAGAAGCTGAGCTACCTGGCTCGCGAGCCGCGGCGCGGTGAGGTCGTCGTCTTCGAGGGCGAGACGTTCGTCGACCCGAGCCTCGACCAGGGGACCGGCGCCCGCATCGTGCGGGGCGTGGGACAGTTCCTCGGTGTCGTCCCGGCCAACGCCCGCGACTTCGTCAAGCGGGTCATCGGCCTGCCGGGCGACGAGGTCGTGATCGTGGACGGGCAGGTGTTCGTCAACGGCGAGGCGCTCGACGAGCCCTACGTGGTCTATCCGGACCTGTCCGACTACGGGCCGGTCACGGTGCCCGAGGACCACCTGTTCTTCCTCGGGGACAACCGACCCAACTCGTCGGACTCGCGCCGCTCGCTGGGCATGGTGCCGGCCGACCACGTGGTCGGCCGCGCCGTGGTCATCATCTGGCCCTTCGACAACGCCGGCGGGCTCACCGGGGTCCACCACGAGGTCGCCGAGACGGCCGCCGCCGACCCCGATGCGGCCGCCGCCGGCCCCGATGCGGCCGCCGCCGACTGA
- the rplS gene encoding 50S ribosomal protein L19 encodes MNKVDLVEKSRLRDDVPDFAPGDTVKVHVRVVEGTRSRIQVFEGVVLARKNGGLRETFTVRKISFGVGVERTFPVHSPVIEQIEVTRRGKVRRAKLYYLRDRVGKKARIKEKREAV; translated from the coding sequence ATGAACAAGGTCGACCTTGTCGAGAAGTCGCGCCTCCGCGACGACGTGCCCGACTTCGCGCCCGGGGACACCGTGAAGGTGCACGTCCGCGTCGTCGAGGGCACCCGCTCCCGCATCCAGGTCTTCGAGGGCGTCGTGCTCGCCCGCAAGAACGGCGGCCTGCGCGAGACCTTCACCGTCCGCAAGATCTCGTTCGGCGTCGGCGTGGAGCGCACCTTCCCGGTGCACAGCCCGGTCATCGAGCAGATCGAGGTCACCCGCCGGGGCAAGGTGCGTCGCGCCAAGCTGTACTACCTGCGCGACCGTGTCGGCAAGAAGGCCCGCATCAAGGAGAAGCGCGAGGCCGTCTGA
- the trmD gene encoding tRNA (guanosine(37)-N1)-methyltransferase TrmD — MRIDVLTIFPDWFDGPLTTSLLAKAHAAGLLDLRVHDLRAFTTDRHRTVDATPYGGGAGMVMRADVWVNAAEAVWNDLPPATTAGAHAPPADAPFVAGGERPRTLLLTPRGRPLTQAYARELAAEPRLVLCCGRYEGIDERAHDLVATDEVSIGDYVLFGGEVAAAVVIETVTRLVPGVLGNHASPEDESFSSGLLEYPHYTRPATLRGHGVPEVLTSGDHGAVARWRTERAEELTRRRRPDLLAAPDDHGPRGNG, encoded by the coding sequence ATGCGCATCGACGTCCTGACGATCTTCCCCGACTGGTTCGACGGACCGCTGACCACCTCGCTGCTGGCGAAGGCGCACGCCGCCGGGCTGCTCGACCTGCGGGTGCACGACCTGCGGGCGTTCACCACCGACCGTCACCGCACGGTCGACGCGACCCCCTACGGCGGTGGTGCCGGCATGGTGATGCGCGCCGACGTCTGGGTCAACGCCGCCGAGGCGGTCTGGAACGACCTGCCGCCGGCCACGACCGCCGGTGCGCACGCGCCGCCGGCCGACGCGCCGTTCGTGGCCGGCGGTGAGCGGCCCCGGACGCTGTTGCTGACCCCGCGGGGGCGGCCGCTGACGCAGGCCTATGCCCGCGAGTTGGCCGCCGAGCCCCGGCTGGTGCTCTGCTGCGGCCGCTACGAGGGCATCGACGAGCGCGCCCACGACCTGGTCGCGACCGACGAGGTCTCGATCGGGGACTACGTGCTGTTCGGCGGCGAGGTGGCAGCAGCCGTCGTCATCGAGACGGTCACCCGCCTGGTGCCCGGCGTGCTCGGCAACCACGCCTCGCCCGAGGACGAGTCGTTCTCCTCCGGGCTGCTCGAGTATCCCCACTACACGCGTCCCGCGACGCTGCGCGGGCACGGCGTGCCGGAGGTGCTCACCTCGGGCGACCACGGCGCCGTGGCACGGTGGCGGACCGAGCGGGCCGAGGAGCTCACCCGCCGGCGCCGACCGGACCTGCTCGCCGCGCCGGACGACCACGGACCACGCGGGAACGGCTGA
- the rimM gene encoding ribosome maturation factor RimM (Essential for efficient processing of 16S rRNA) has protein sequence MTADLVVVGRVVKAHGIRGELVIDVLSDVPGRFDTGGSVVLAGARRTITGSRPHQGRLLVRLDGVSDRTAAERLRGAELLAPAADVSDEETYYAHELVGMAVVDEQGASLGAVSGLIELPEAAGYDLLEVTRADGGTWLLPAVDDFVEIAEDEQGTERLRLVDPPEGLVSGEAANAAPDA, from the coding sequence GTGACTGCTGACCTGGTCGTCGTGGGCCGTGTGGTGAAGGCCCACGGCATCCGCGGGGAACTCGTCATCGACGTGCTCTCGGACGTCCCGGGACGGTTCGACACCGGCGGATCGGTCGTCCTCGCCGGCGCCCGACGGACCATCACCGGCAGCCGCCCCCACCAGGGGCGGCTGCTCGTGCGTCTGGACGGTGTGTCCGACCGCACGGCCGCCGAGCGGTTGCGGGGCGCGGAACTGCTCGCGCCCGCGGCGGACGTCTCCGACGAGGAGACCTACTACGCCCACGAGCTGGTCGGCATGGCCGTCGTCGACGAGCAGGGAGCCTCGCTGGGCGCCGTGAGCGGGCTGATCGAGCTGCCCGAGGCGGCCGGTTACGACCTGCTCGAGGTGACCCGCGCCGATGGCGGCACCTGGCTGCTGCCGGCCGTCGACGACTTCGTCGAGATCGCCGAGGACGAGCAGGGCACCGAACGGCTGCGGCTGGTCGACCCGCCCGAGGGTCTGGTCTCGGGCGAGGCCGCCAACGCCGCGCCCGACGCGTGA
- a CDS encoding KH domain-containing protein, translating to MRAERVLEFVAKQLVDHPDEVRIEVDEDDREVVLELHVHDDDLGKVIGKRGRTAKALRSLVKAAGSLDDENVTVEIVD from the coding sequence GTGAGGGCCGAGCGCGTCCTCGAGTTCGTCGCCAAGCAGCTCGTCGACCATCCGGACGAGGTGCGCATCGAGGTGGACGAGGACGACCGTGAGGTCGTGCTCGAGCTGCACGTCCACGACGACGACCTCGGCAAGGTCATCGGCAAGCGTGGCCGCACCGCCAAGGCGCTGCGCAGCCTGGTGAAGGCCGCCGGCTCGCTCGACGACGAGAACGTCACCGTCGAGATCGTGGACTAG
- the rpsP gene encoding 30S ribosomal protein S16 gives MAVKLRLRREGTKKRPFYRVVAADSRSPRDGRFIEIIGQYRPLENPSGIEIDNERALHWLRNGAQPTEAVENLLRISGAWEEFKPGDRPARDRSAQNEQPKLSKKARAKAAEAAEAAANAAPEEATEGGE, from the coding sequence ATGGCCGTCAAGCTCCGCCTGCGCCGCGAAGGCACCAAGAAGCGTCCGTTCTACCGCGTCGTCGCCGCCGACTCGCGCTCGCCGCGCGACGGCCGCTTCATCGAGATCATCGGGCAGTACCGCCCGCTCGAGAACCCGTCGGGCATCGAGATCGACAACGAGCGCGCCCTGCACTGGCTGCGCAACGGCGCCCAGCCCACCGAGGCCGTCGAGAACCTCCTGCGCATCTCCGGCGCCTGGGAGGAGTTCAAGCCCGGCGACCGGCCGGCGCGTGACCGCTCGGCGCAGAACGAGCAGCCCAAGCTGTCGAAGAAGGCCCGCGCCAAGGCCGCCGAGGCTGCCGAGGCTGCCGCGAACGCGGCGCCCGAGGAGGCCACGGAGGGCGGCGAGTGA
- the ffh gene encoding signal recognition particle protein → MFDALSSKLEIALDRVRGRGRLDAATVDATLKEIRLALLEADVNFKVVKGIVERLRERLVGEEVAKALNPAQQVVKAVSQELERALGGESAGLALTGKPAVIMLAGLQGSGKTTAAGKLAKLLKSKGRHPMLVACDLQRPAAVQQLKVNAERVGVHVYAPVTAGDPVPVARESIAKARESGCDVVIVDTAGRLHVDEELMGQAAAIREAVQPDETLFVIDAMIGQEAVNVARAFLDGVGFDGVILSKLDGDARGGAALSVREVTGKPIKFASIGEKMEDFEAFHPDRMASRILGMGDVMTLIEKAEATYSEEEAQKAETALMSGEFTLEDFLEQMQMLKRMGPLQGLLGMMPGMGKQLKDVDVDDKQVARVEAIIRSMTPKERREPKILNGRRRKRIAAGSGTTVPEVNRLVKQFAEVQKIMKSASKMAGMQGTKPKGVKGAKAQAAALRQLQSGGQLPGGMPPGLGGGGAAGGGLGGFAGLQPAPKKGKRR, encoded by the coding sequence GTGTTCGACGCCCTGTCCAGCAAGCTCGAGATCGCCCTCGACCGCGTGCGCGGCCGCGGCCGGCTCGATGCGGCCACCGTCGACGCGACGCTGAAGGAGATCCGACTCGCCCTGCTCGAGGCGGACGTCAACTTCAAGGTCGTCAAGGGCATCGTCGAGCGGCTGCGCGAGCGGCTGGTCGGCGAGGAGGTCGCCAAGGCGCTCAACCCGGCGCAGCAGGTCGTCAAGGCCGTCAGCCAGGAGCTCGAGCGCGCGCTGGGTGGCGAGTCGGCCGGCCTCGCGCTGACGGGCAAGCCGGCGGTGATCATGCTCGCGGGCCTGCAGGGCTCCGGCAAGACGACCGCTGCGGGCAAGCTCGCCAAGCTGCTCAAGTCGAAGGGTCGCCACCCGATGCTGGTCGCCTGCGACCTGCAGCGCCCGGCCGCGGTGCAGCAGCTGAAGGTCAACGCCGAGCGGGTCGGCGTGCACGTCTACGCCCCGGTGACCGCCGGCGACCCCGTCCCGGTCGCGCGCGAGTCGATCGCCAAGGCCCGCGAGTCGGGCTGCGACGTCGTGATCGTCGACACGGCCGGTCGCCTGCACGTCGACGAGGAGCTGATGGGGCAGGCCGCCGCCATCCGCGAGGCGGTCCAGCCCGACGAGACCCTGTTCGTCATCGACGCGATGATCGGCCAGGAGGCCGTCAACGTCGCGCGCGCCTTCCTCGACGGGGTCGGCTTCGACGGCGTGATCCTGTCGAAGCTCGACGGTGACGCGCGCGGTGGTGCGGCGCTGTCGGTCCGCGAGGTGACCGGCAAGCCGATCAAGTTCGCCTCCATCGGCGAGAAGATGGAGGACTTCGAGGCGTTCCACCCCGATCGCATGGCGTCGCGCATCCTCGGGATGGGCGACGTGATGACGCTCATCGAGAAGGCCGAGGCGACCTACTCCGAGGAGGAGGCGCAGAAGGCCGAGACCGCCCTGATGTCGGGCGAGTTCACCCTCGAGGACTTCCTCGAGCAGATGCAGATGCTCAAGCGGATGGGGCCGCTGCAGGGCCTGCTCGGGATGATGCCGGGCATGGGCAAGCAGCTCAAGGACGTCGACGTCGACGACAAGCAGGTCGCCCGGGTGGAGGCCATCATCCGGTCGATGACGCCCAAGGAACGCCGCGAGCCAAAGATCCTCAACGGCCGGCGTCGCAAGCGCATCGCCGCCGGGTCGGGCACGACGGTCCCGGAGGTCAACCGCCTCGTGAAGCAGTTCGCCGAGGTGCAGAAGATCATGAAGTCGGCCTCGAAGATGGCCGGCATGCAGGGGACCAAGCCCAAGGGCGTCAAGGGCGCGAAGGCCCAGGCCGCGGCGCTGCGCCAGTTGCAGTCGGGTGGCCAGCTGCCCGGCGGCATGCCCCCGGGCCTCGGCGGTGGCGGCGCGGCCGGCGGCGGCCTCGGTGGGTTCGCCGGCCTCCAGCCGGCGCCGAAGAAGGGCAAGCGCCGCTAG
- a CDS encoding DUF2007 domain-containing protein has product MARIQRFTSRTEAELARSALESEGIAAYVSGDDAGGLHPEIPYGVGGTAVVVPDEDHARALALLDEQFGTDAADLAALEAAALSAAPAGGLEAGLSRDLAASPPPAGDDAASPLSGRRPVVATLVVAVLVLVLVVALSDALAFAA; this is encoded by the coding sequence GTGGCGAGGATCCAGCGCTTCACGAGTCGCACGGAGGCGGAACTGGCCCGCTCGGCGCTCGAGTCGGAGGGCATCGCCGCCTACGTCTCCGGCGACGACGCCGGCGGGCTGCACCCCGAGATCCCCTACGGCGTCGGTGGCACCGCGGTCGTGGTCCCCGACGAGGACCATGCACGTGCCCTGGCGCTGCTCGACGAGCAGTTCGGGACCGACGCCGCCGACCTCGCGGCCCTGGAGGCCGCCGCGTTGTCCGCCGCCCCGGCCGGGGGGCTCGAGGCTGGTCTCTCCCGCGACCTCGCGGCATCACCGCCACCCGCCGGCGACGACGCCGCGTCGCCGCTCAGCGGGCGTCGGCCGGTCGTCGCCACGCTGGTGGTCGCGGTCCTGGTGCTCGTGCTCGTCGTCGCGCTCTCCGACGCGCTGGCCTTCGCCGCCTGA
- the ftsY gene encoding signal recognition particle-docking protein FtsY — MEFLFESPELLIALVVGAAGLVGGVGLARRRSDETDTTAPPQDATDVATREMSIEEIREVSGDTGSTDVLDLPEVPDTPAELLEEPPPAPTLTPRERFRQRLSRTRNVLGASVADLFGRGITDEAWDGLEEALISADVGVTATLEIVEDLKRRSREEGVVTAEGVVALLKQELRDALGSTDRSLGRADDEGPTVWLVTGVNGTGKTTTIGKLAAVEQREQRQVVLAAADTFRAAAAEQLGIWAERTGAALVRKDEGADPASVAFEGYAAANEREADLLIVDTAGRLHNKRELMDELGKVKRVLEKQAGPLEETLLVLDATTGQNGISQARAFLEAVEVTGIALTKLDGSSKGGIVVAVQRELGLPVKLVGLGEEIDDLAPFDPDLFVDGLFEQL, encoded by the coding sequence ATGGAATTTCTCTTCGAGAGTCCCGAACTGCTCATCGCGCTGGTCGTCGGCGCCGCCGGCCTGGTCGGCGGGGTCGGGCTCGCCCGACGCCGTTCGGACGAGACCGACACGACGGCGCCCCCGCAGGACGCGACCGACGTCGCCACGCGGGAGATGTCGATCGAGGAGATCCGGGAGGTCTCCGGCGACACCGGTTCCACCGACGTCCTCGACCTGCCGGAGGTGCCCGACACCCCGGCGGAGCTGCTCGAGGAGCCGCCGCCGGCGCCGACCCTCACCCCCCGGGAGCGCTTCCGCCAGCGGCTGTCGCGCACGCGCAACGTGCTCGGTGCGTCGGTCGCCGACCTGTTCGGGCGCGGGATCACCGACGAGGCCTGGGACGGCCTCGAGGAGGCGCTGATCAGCGCCGACGTCGGCGTCACCGCCACGCTCGAGATCGTCGAGGACCTCAAGCGCCGCAGCCGCGAGGAGGGCGTGGTCACCGCCGAGGGCGTCGTGGCGCTGCTCAAGCAGGAGCTGCGCGACGCGCTGGGCTCCACCGACCGTTCGCTGGGTCGAGCCGACGACGAGGGGCCGACCGTGTGGCTGGTGACCGGGGTCAACGGCACCGGCAAGACCACCACGATCGGCAAGCTCGCGGCCGTGGAACAGCGCGAGCAGCGTCAGGTCGTGCTCGCGGCGGCGGACACCTTCCGCGCGGCGGCGGCCGAACAGCTCGGCATCTGGGCCGAGCGCACCGGCGCTGCCCTGGTCCGCAAGGACGAGGGTGCGGACCCGGCGTCGGTCGCCTTCGAGGGCTACGCGGCCGCCAACGAGCGCGAGGCGGACCTGCTCATCGTCGACACCGCCGGACGCCTGCACAACAAGCGGGAGCTGATGGACGAGCTCGGCAAGGTCAAGCGGGTGCTCGAGAAGCAGGCCGGACCGCTCGAGGAGACGCTGCTGGTCCTGGACGCCACCACCGGCCAGAACGGCATCAGCCAGGCGCGCGCGTTCCTCGAGGCCGTCGAGGTGACCGGCATCGCCCTGACCAAGCTCGACGGCTCGTCCAAGGGTGGCATCGTGGTGGCCGTGCAGCGTGAGCTCGGGCTGCCCGTCAAGCTCGTCGGCCTCGGGGAGGAGATCGACGACCTCGCCCCGTTCGACCCGGACCTGTTCGTCGACGGGCTGTTCGAGCAGCTGTAA